A region of Natribaculum luteum DNA encodes the following proteins:
- a CDS encoding IS630 family transposase (programmed frameshift) codes for MTSLDNVSTEDLRQVLAEVEGKKPSQRLMAAINYLEEDGATLQEVAERYGYTAGWLSRWLDRLERLADEPFEEVVYDEHRSGRPSKLSDKEHEQFVEALHKSPEEVGLDAPAWSVPLARHYLAEEFDVEYSERHVRRLMTEAGLSWKTARPEFHKSDERAQEAWQDGFKKKRDNLDDEYTILAIDQTRQVLSTLIHAWFPKGERPSLPVTGAWDSIKLLGAVSDTDETFFLPCEENFNSDTTIRFLDALQTEFGEKICVVLDNASYFTANRVQEFVEGTPIELCYLPRGSPELNPAEECWRQLDQSLGNRLFETLDELRDAALCALDEINVPDVFTYLCL; via the exons ATGACCTCTCTCGACAACGTCTCTACCGAAGACCTCCGCCAGGTCTTGGCGGAGGTCGAGGGAAAAAAGCCATCACAACGGCTCATGGCGGCGATCAATTACCTTGAAGAAGACGGTGCAACGCTACAAGAGGTCGCTGAACGCTATGGATACACTGCTGGCTGGCTCTCGCGGTGGCTTGATCGACTCGAACGGCTCGCCGACGAGCCGTTCGAGGAGGTCGTCTACGACGAGCACCGTTCAGGAAGGCCCTCAAAACTCTCCGACAAAGAACATGAACAGTTCGTTGAAGCGCTTCACAAGTCTCCAGAGGAAGTTGGACTTGACGCGCCTGCGTGGTCCGTTCCACTAGCTCGTCACTATCTCGCCGAGGAATTCGACGTTGAGTACAGTGAGCGTCACGTTCGACGATTGATGACCGAGGCCGGGCTGTCCTGGAAGACAGCCCGGCCGGAGTTTCACAAATCCGATGAGAGAGCACAGGAAGCATGGCAAGACGGGTTCA AAAAAAAGCGCGACAACCTGGACGACGAATACACGATCTTAGCCATTGATCAGACGCGACAGGTTCTCTCGACACTGATTCACGCATGGTTTCCCAAGGGTGAGCGCCCGTCACTCCCGGTGACGGGCGCGTGGGACAGCATCAAACTTCTCGGTGCAGTCAGCGATACTGATGAGACGTTCTTTCTCCCCTGCGAAGAGAACTTCAACAGCGACACGACGATTCGTTTTCTGGACGCTCTCCAGACCGAGTTCGGCGAGAAAATCTGCGTTGTCCTCGACAACGCCTCGTATTTCACGGCGAACAGAGTCCAAGAGTTCGTTGAAGGTACTCCGATCGAACTGTGTTACCTTCCGCGGGGTTCACCAGAGCTGAACCCCGCGGAAGAGTGCTGGCGACAACTCGATCAATCACTCGGCAACCGCCTATTCGAAACGCTTGACGAACTTCGTGATGCTGCTCTCTGTGCACTGGACGAGATCAACGTGCCAGATGTCTTTACGTACTTATGTCTGTGA
- a CDS encoding transposase, protein MAKARSRTKSGWSRRRSPRRSKRSARSDSARGRQLWLSSRKTHSTTGRRTRHRVRLIPPYSSTLNAIEPLWKDVKREISPTIFEDKDHFRQFLTKTFLRLSHRLSFAGDWSETFLPDIQVLQ, encoded by the coding sequence CTGGCAAAAGCGAGATCACGTACAAAGAGCGGCTGGTCAAGGAGACGATCGCCGAGGCGCTCGAAGAGATCCGCGAGGTCGGATTCTGCTCGTGGCCGACAACTATGGCTCTCATCACGCAAAACTCACTCAACAACGGGCCGACGAACTCGGCATCGAGTTCGTCTCATCCCGCCGTACTCATCGACATTGAACGCAATCGAACCGCTGTGGAAAGACGTCAAACGCGAGATTTCACCGACCATCTTCGAGGACAAAGATCACTTCCGCCAGTTCCTTACCAAGACGTTTCTCCGGCTGAGTCACCGACTGAGTTTTGCTGGTGATTGGAGTGAGACCTTCCTTCCCGATATTCAGGTGTTACAGTGA
- a CDS encoding helix-turn-helix domain-containing protein, which yields MAGARRFEIVEHLTNTELNQAIEEAQKVDETRLVRRLCFVKNLYDGKTQQQAGEAVGVSQLTSSRWAREWNERGVEGLRPRFGGGRLPKLTPTQ from the coding sequence ATGGCGGGAGCACGTCGGTTTGAGATCGTTGAGCATCTGACGAATACGGAGTTGAACCAAGCAATCGAGGAGGCACAGAAGGTGGACGAGACGCGTCTCGTCCGGCGACTCTGTTTCGTCAAAAACCTGTACGACGGGAAGACTCAACAGCAGGCGGGTGAAGCTGTGGGCGTTTCTCAGCTAACGAGTAGCCGCTGGGCACGCGAGTGGAATGAGAGGGGTGTTGAGGGGCTACGCCCACGCTTCGGCGGTGGACGGCTGCCGAAGCTCACCCCTACCCAGTGA
- a CDS encoding IS5 family transposase produces the protein MASLRRLARMCRDLAKQHVDDPDVPAAPDGADGYAKWTQIALILFRVELEKSLRETEDYLNEMPGVLAVFDLDEAPHYSSFCRWEQEYQMRELRRLLRASAEQAGWSGEAAIDASGFQRDQTSYHYRDRANYSFQSMKTTILIDVNSLAIKDVHFTTQKAWDGHIGMQVFRRNAEDLRVLSADANYSWSDLREECRSESTRPLIKHREQTPLQKAHNERMNDDYNQRWMSETGFSQLKQDDGEKLRSRSWHGQFRELTRKCIVHNLTQAAS, from the coding sequence ATGGCATCGCTCAGACGACTAGCGCGAATGTGTCGAGACCTTGCCAAACAGCACGTTGACGATCCGGACGTACCCGCCGCGCCGGATGGCGCGGACGGGTACGCCAAGTGGACACAGATCGCGTTAATTCTGTTCCGCGTCGAACTGGAGAAGAGCCTCCGTGAGACTGAAGACTACCTCAACGAGATGCCAGGTGTTCTTGCTGTGTTCGATCTCGACGAGGCACCGCACTACAGCTCGTTCTGTCGGTGGGAGCAGGAGTATCAGATGCGTGAACTGCGCCGCCTGCTCCGCGCTTCGGCGGAGCAGGCGGGCTGGAGTGGTGAAGCTGCGATTGATGCAAGTGGCTTCCAGCGCGATCAAACCAGCTACCACTACCGCGACCGAGCGAACTACTCATTCCAGTCGATGAAGACAACGATCTTGATCGACGTGAACTCACTGGCGATCAAGGACGTTCATTTTACGACGCAGAAGGCCTGGGACGGCCACATCGGGATGCAGGTCTTCCGCCGGAACGCGGAAGACCTGCGTGTGTTGTCTGCTGACGCGAACTACTCGTGGAGCGACCTCCGTGAGGAGTGTCGCTCCGAGTCAACGCGACCGTTGATCAAGCACAGGGAGCAGACACCGTTGCAGAAGGCCCACAACGAACGAATGAACGATGACTACAACCAGCGCTGGATGAGTGAAACCGGCTTCTCGCAGTTGAAGCAAGACGACGGCGAGAAGCTCCGCTCCCGGAGCTGGCACGGCCAGTTCCGGGAGCTAACTCGCAAGTGCATCGTGCATAACCTAACGCAGGCGGCGAGTTAG
- a CDS encoding radical SAM protein, whose amino-acid sequence MQVSTLSMFLDYKCNFECGHCSVGSSPETEYELDDRYIDKALSEADSLESLQLVVFTGGEVTLHFDKLLDAISQASECGYRTRIVTNAWWAHDIERARETIDRLVDAGLDEINTSYDDFHTDYAPPDNIVNFVEASLESDIEQTSVAMIIGDTNPRYDAEAMVKLLERRLGTHPDAYSDELTVLEDTVSPLGRGAQIDVSELTARNDVDSGCSDVISTISVHPDGTVKACCGHAQWYVPDLTLGSLDEQSLPDIVQRSQENLLYWLVHNVGPQQLLERIGVEGDYSGICHACNDLLGEHREKLLEYIRTNKQQLVHEDLFLSETMQRDAQSLVDHEQQVLERLDRISQAADAD is encoded by the coding sequence ATGCAGGTTTCGACCCTGTCGATGTTCCTCGACTACAAGTGCAATTTCGAGTGTGGCCACTGTAGCGTGGGAAGCAGTCCCGAAACGGAGTACGAACTGGACGACCGGTATATTGACAAGGCACTGTCAGAGGCCGACTCTCTGGAAAGTCTTCAGCTGGTCGTATTTACGGGCGGGGAGGTGACGCTTCATTTCGACAAGTTGCTCGATGCTATTTCGCAGGCCAGCGAGTGCGGCTATCGGACACGGATCGTCACGAACGCGTGGTGGGCGCACGATATCGAGAGGGCCCGCGAGACGATCGATCGGCTCGTCGATGCGGGTCTCGACGAAATCAACACGAGCTACGACGATTTCCACACCGATTATGCGCCCCCCGATAACATCGTGAACTTCGTCGAAGCGTCACTCGAAAGCGACATCGAGCAGACGTCGGTTGCGATGATTATCGGCGACACCAATCCAAGATACGATGCCGAGGCAATGGTCAAACTGCTCGAACGACGGCTCGGAACGCATCCGGACGCCTATTCGGACGAATTGACCGTTCTCGAGGATACCGTCTCCCCGCTCGGGCGGGGGGCACAGATCGACGTCTCCGAACTCACTGCTCGAAACGACGTCGATTCCGGGTGTTCCGACGTTATCAGTACGATTTCGGTACATCCTGATGGAACGGTGAAGGCGTGTTGTGGCCACGCACAATGGTACGTTCCTGACCTGACGTTGGGAAGTCTGGACGAACAGTCTCTTCCGGATATCGTACAGCGGAGTCAGGAGAACCTCCTTTACTGGCTGGTACACAACGTCGGTCCACAGCAGCTGCTGGAACGCATCGGTGTAGAGGGCGACTACAGTGGGATCTGTCACGCGTGTAACGATCTGCTCGGAGAACACCGGGAGAAGCTTCTGGAGTACATCCGAACCAACAAACAGCAACTCGTCCACGAGGATCTCTTCCTGAGCGAGACGATGCAAAGGGACGCCCAGTCGCTCGTCGACCACGAACAGCAAGTCCTGGAGCGTCTCGATCGGATCTCCCAGGCGGCGGACGCCGATTGA
- a CDS encoding alpha/beta fold hydrolase: protein MREPSREFLEALTNAEFERAERVCTTELANAYSAGDLGEDWHTFETQLGPFVRIGSSTQTTVRGHQADVVELQFSSGWRRLRIVLDGDRVAGLQYLNWESQSVADPEYVDHDEFSEREVTIGTAADGLLGTLAMPDEIGGGAAVLVHGTGPLDRDGTVGESKPLRDVARGLASAGVPTLRYDKRTTVRSIAPAEQTVERVVVEDAKAALNELNSIANVPVTLIGHSLGGMLAPWIALESSDAVGMVTLAANARPLPALIEDQCRREDGTVPEQVRTGVERITDNAVEPGEIVLGFPGSFWRSLDGYDPVSIACDMDLPLTVLQGDSDEHVSPELDFQRWKTGVPRATCKCYSGVDHLFRADSTTVTERAIADVGKAVRRTGDG, encoded by the coding sequence ATGCGCGAGCCGAGCCGGGAGTTTCTCGAAGCGCTAACGAACGCGGAGTTCGAGCGAGCGGAACGAGTCTGTACGACGGAACTCGCAAACGCATACTCCGCCGGGGATCTCGGCGAAGACTGGCACACGTTCGAAACCCAGCTCGGCCCGTTCGTCCGTATCGGTTCTTCGACACAGACGACCGTCAGGGGACACCAGGCAGACGTCGTTGAATTGCAGTTTTCGAGCGGATGGAGACGTCTCAGAATCGTTCTCGATGGCGATCGCGTCGCCGGACTACAGTATCTCAACTGGGAGTCCCAGTCGGTCGCGGATCCGGAGTACGTCGACCACGACGAGTTTTCCGAACGCGAGGTAACGATCGGTACGGCTGCGGACGGACTTCTCGGAACGCTTGCGATGCCGGACGAGATCGGAGGCGGGGCTGCCGTTCTCGTCCACGGCACGGGGCCACTGGACCGAGACGGAACTGTCGGTGAGAGTAAACCACTTCGAGACGTGGCTCGCGGACTCGCGTCAGCGGGTGTGCCGACGCTCCGGTATGATAAACGAACTACAGTCCGTTCCATCGCGCCCGCCGAACAGACGGTCGAACGGGTCGTCGTCGAGGACGCGAAAGCTGCGCTCAACGAACTCAATTCGATCGCCAACGTGCCCGTCACGCTTATTGGACACAGTCTCGGTGGAATGCTCGCCCCGTGGATCGCCTTGGAGAGTTCTGATGCCGTCGGGATGGTTACGCTCGCGGCGAATGCGCGGCCGTTACCCGCTCTCATCGAAGATCAGTGTCGGCGAGAGGACGGAACCGTTCCGGAACAAGTACGGACCGGTGTCGAACGGATCACGGACAACGCCGTCGAACCTGGCGAAATCGTGTTAGGGTTCCCCGGCTCGTTCTGGCGAAGCCTCGACGGGTACGATCCAGTTTCGATCGCCTGCGACATGGACCTGCCGCTGACCGTGCTGCAGGGTGACTCGGACGAACACGTTTCACCAGAACTGGACTTTCAGCGCTGGAAGACCGGTGTTCCGAGGGCTACTTGCAAGTGTTATTCGGGGGTCGATCATCTGTTCAGGGCTGATTCCACGACAGTTACGGAACGAGCGATAGCGGACGTGGGTAAAGCGGTACGGCGCACTGGCGATGGATAA
- a CDS encoding DUF3784 domain-containing protein, whose translation MSLLRLAIVLSSGLFTAGLGYLIRYRGMVHLIAGYDPEEVVDETGMARFIGGLIIAVGAVTAVVGVLDYLERGGDFLWHAFGVFIIVAMAVMIVGSNRYTR comes from the coding sequence ATGTCACTACTACGGCTTGCGATCGTCCTTTCGAGCGGGCTTTTCACCGCTGGGCTCGGATATCTGATCCGGTATCGCGGGATGGTTCACCTCATCGCCGGCTACGATCCGGAGGAGGTCGTCGACGAAACAGGGATGGCGAGGTTTATCGGCGGACTCATAATCGCCGTCGGAGCCGTCACCGCGGTCGTCGGTGTCTTGGATTATCTGGAGCGAGGTGGGGATTTCCTCTGGCACGCATTCGGTGTGTTCATTATCGTCGCTATGGCCGTGATGATCGTCGGATCGAACCGCTATACGCGATAG
- a CDS encoding IS701 family transposase — protein MTNNVTRSQAEGLQFLSGYRSAFTTRVDGSTSPKNERTWLNAGRYFRGLLCPGSPNTITDIAKKMHTDRERLERFVRESPWEHEHVEAELRERVPKAIQGHEAALIVDGMGIPKTGQDSVGVARQWCGVTGKLDNCQVTVNCTLARPGERQNADQLTWPLGMRLFLSQKWTGDDDADYESQQERERCAQRRKNTAVSADIKHQSKPELALELVEQAVSTEIDHGCVVADRFFGEARSFRRKLRAISELYVLEVSLTEFRTVSEDTDLIHPDAHPNRKHAAHPSELFLEFHSQSLLIPPFFLSIISSCRTRSLTVNCGVKPRKYSYDTLTSNRKDFFDENRIPQ, from the coding sequence ATGACGAACAACGTGACACGCAGTCAGGCCGAAGGACTACAGTTTCTCAGTGGCTACCGTTCAGCATTCACGACTCGGGTAGATGGATCGACATCGCCGAAAAACGAACGGACATGGCTGAACGCAGGCCGGTACTTCCGGGGCCTGCTGTGCCCCGGAAGTCCCAACACCATCACCGACATCGCCAAGAAAATGCACACCGATCGGGAACGGCTCGAACGGTTTGTCCGTGAGAGTCCATGGGAACACGAACACGTCGAGGCTGAGCTTCGGGAACGCGTTCCCAAAGCGATCCAAGGGCACGAAGCTGCACTGATCGTCGATGGTATGGGCATCCCGAAGACGGGACAGGACAGTGTTGGCGTCGCTCGTCAGTGGTGTGGTGTGACTGGAAAACTTGACAACTGCCAGGTGACGGTCAACTGCACGCTCGCCAGACCTGGCGAGCGGCAGAATGCTGACCAACTTACCTGGCCACTGGGGATGCGATTGTTCCTGTCCCAAAAGTGGACTGGCGACGACGATGCAGACTACGAGAGCCAGCAAGAACGAGAACGCTGCGCTCAGCGGCGGAAAAACACAGCTGTCTCCGCCGACATCAAACACCAGTCGAAGCCTGAGCTAGCCCTGGAACTCGTCGAACAGGCAGTCTCAACCGAGATTGATCACGGCTGTGTCGTTGCTGACAGATTCTTCGGCGAAGCCCGGAGTTTCAGACGGAAACTCCGGGCGATTTCTGAGCTATATGTCTTGGAAGTGTCGCTGACGGAGTTCCGGACCGTTTCTGAGGACACCGACCTTATCCATCCAGACGCGCATCCCAATCGGAAGCACGCTGCTCATCCCTCTGAGTTGTTCTTAGAGTTCCACTCCCAGTCACTACTGATTCCGCCGTTCTTTTTATCAATCATCTCATCCTGTAGAACCCGGTCGCTAACCGTTAACTGTGGCGTTAAACCTCGGAAGTACAGCTATGACACCCTCACCAGTAATAGAAAAGATTTTTTTGATGAAAATAGAATCCCTCAGTAG
- the tnpC gene encoding IS66 family transposase gives MSLGVSGSLESIDSTIRTENSTHLRQQLVVKELENRLLRRQITAKQQQIEQLEARLKRYENPNTPPSKQGGVAGSPGNDDSDEEENEDQGDDAGGDADAASGSSPGRDEGHEGTTRPPPEPEETIRVDQGYCPDCEQILSNPDSYISRTIIDIPLPIPTTVVEYELGKHRCSCGNEVVAEHPDCPETGRFGPNIMAQTALGRFHQRLPNRKQAELFDWELDTPISHRTIYNLTKRVADRLRPAYDDVKARIQESDVVYCDETGFPVDGEQHWAWTFVTDEEVLFWVDESRGSQVLEDVLGEDFAEDSTLSCDGWSAYPSYHTKLQRCWAHLLREAEYVAERYEEAERLSEELHALHDDLTAFDEEDPSASAREQKRAEASLHLEGLIREDYEAQEVKKLIEKIRNGLGHWLTFVTEPDVDSTNNRAERALREQVVLRKMFRTLRSAEGVQIHETITTMLATWKRRGLDPPEQLQSILGGQELRLG, from the coding sequence GTGTCGCTGGGGGTTAGCGGATCGCTGGAATCGATAGATTCCACGATCCGCACCGAGAACAGTACGCATCTCCGCCAGCAACTCGTCGTCAAAGAGCTTGAGAACCGACTTCTTCGTCGTCAGATCACTGCAAAACAACAGCAGATCGAACAACTTGAGGCTCGCCTCAAGCGGTACGAAAACCCAAACACACCTCCCAGTAAGCAGGGTGGCGTGGCTGGATCACCTGGCAACGATGACAGCGACGAGGAAGAGAACGAAGACCAAGGGGACGACGCTGGCGGCGACGCTGACGCCGCCAGCGGCTCCTCTCCAGGACGTGACGAAGGTCACGAAGGAACAACTCGACCGCCTCCGGAACCAGAGGAGACTATTCGAGTCGATCAGGGATATTGCCCAGACTGTGAGCAAATCCTCTCTAACCCGGACAGCTACATCTCACGGACGATTATCGACATACCTCTCCCTATTCCAACCACTGTCGTCGAGTACGAACTCGGCAAACACCGCTGTTCCTGTGGAAACGAAGTCGTTGCTGAACATCCAGACTGCCCGGAAACCGGGCGGTTTGGGCCAAATATCATGGCCCAAACCGCCCTCGGTAGGTTCCATCAGCGACTTCCAAACCGTAAACAGGCGGAGCTGTTTGACTGGGAACTCGATACACCCATCTCTCATCGGACGATCTACAACCTGACCAAGCGGGTCGCAGACCGGCTGCGACCCGCGTATGACGATGTCAAAGCCCGTATTCAGGAAAGTGACGTCGTCTACTGCGATGAAACGGGATTTCCTGTTGACGGAGAGCAACACTGGGCGTGGACGTTCGTTACTGACGAAGAAGTGCTGTTCTGGGTTGATGAGAGTCGTGGAAGTCAGGTGTTAGAGGACGTCCTCGGCGAGGACTTCGCCGAGGACTCAACGCTCAGCTGTGACGGTTGGTCAGCGTATCCGAGCTATCACACGAAGCTCCAGCGGTGCTGGGCACATCTGTTGCGGGAGGCGGAGTACGTTGCTGAACGGTACGAGGAAGCAGAGAGGTTGTCTGAGGAGTTACACGCTCTCCATGACGATTTAACGGCGTTCGACGAGGAGGATCCGTCCGCCTCCGCCCGCGAGCAAAAGCGGGCGGAGGCGTCGTTACATCTGGAAGGCCTGATCAGGGAAGACTACGAGGCACAGGAGGTCAAGAAGCTGATCGAGAAGATCAGGAACGGGTTAGGGCACTGGCTGACGTTCGTTACAGAGCCAGACGTCGATTCGACGAATAATCGCGCAGAGCGCGCTCTGCGCGAGCAAGTTGTGCTGCGGAAGATGTTCCGGACCCTCCGCTCAGCCGAAGGGGTCCAGATTCACGAGACGATTACGACCATGTTAGCCACGTGGAAACGACGAGGACTTGATCCGCCTGAACAGCTCCAGTCCATCCTCGGTGGGCAAGAACTCAGATTAGGATGA
- the xerA gene encoding site-specific tyrosine recombinase/integron integrase — MPAEPGSSKIYENKHDEVNYFLSRKEASGRSTRTLNSYSRVLREFFHDQFPDLEPGEVEIRHVEDYLMALTKRDVSQNSKKKYLEVLSSFYNYTLKRPQFEDITSNPAAVVMEEIPRIRPDRPDCATWENACKLINAIPDPRDKTVAIILAKTGARLLEVLSIEKDDVDLEKGFIRLRERKGGKQTVVPIDDETIYAINRYQFINVDSDSPYLFTSNKGGRLSKERIRREVKEAADRAGVAPKEERRFEKKFTPHTFRTVFTTLMRKQGMKPYILKYIRGDAKTETMDIYTRVDRDEAKEEYLNCIKEIGL, encoded by the coding sequence ATGCCAGCCGAACCTGGCTCCTCGAAAATCTACGAGAACAAGCACGACGAGGTCAACTACTTCCTTAGCCGCAAGGAGGCCTCCGGCCGCAGCACTCGAACACTCAATTCGTACAGTCGCGTCCTCCGTGAGTTCTTCCACGACCAGTTCCCCGACCTCGAACCCGGCGAGGTCGAGATTCGCCACGTCGAAGACTACCTAATGGCGCTCACGAAACGGGATGTCTCCCAAAACTCGAAAAAGAAGTATCTCGAAGTCCTTTCCAGCTTCTACAACTACACCCTGAAACGCCCCCAATTCGAGGATATCACCAGCAATCCTGCCGCGGTCGTAATGGAGGAAATTCCCCGAATTCGTCCAGACCGTCCCGATTGCGCGACGTGGGAGAACGCCTGCAAACTCATCAACGCTATCCCCGACCCGAGAGACAAGACCGTCGCCATCATCCTCGCCAAAACCGGCGCTCGACTACTAGAAGTCCTCTCCATCGAAAAGGACGACGTCGACCTCGAGAAGGGATTCATTCGACTCCGAGAGCGAAAGGGCGGCAAACAGACTGTCGTCCCCATCGATGATGAGACAATCTACGCTATCAATCGCTACCAGTTCATCAATGTCGATTCTGATTCGCCCTACCTCTTCACGAGCAACAAAGGAGGACGCCTCAGTAAAGAGCGGATTCGACGGGAAGTAAAGGAAGCTGCCGACCGCGCCGGTGTCGCCCCCAAGGAGGAACGGCGGTTCGAGAAGAAATTCACCCCTCACACCTTCCGAACGGTATTCACGACCCTGATGCGGAAACAGGGGATGAAGCCGTACATTCTGAAATACATCCGTGGGGACGCCAAGACCGAGACGATGGATATCTACACTCGCGTTGACCGGGATGAAGCGAAAGAAGAGTACCTGAACTGCATCAAGGAAATCGGACTGTAG
- a CDS encoding DUF262 domain-containing protein — MSFQSKTIANAIQELNTATFVPAIQREFVWTEEQIIQLFDSILRDYPIGSLLFWRVRGDLAQEQIKYKFVQHYVTDPVHPESLGNVHHRNPEVEDYEDVPNGVQLVLDGQQRLTALYIGLQGTLTTKQKHRHRTNPNAWDRKQLYLNVLSDPNEVSDDDLKMRYEFEFKTDPEMSENEYWYRAKDILELNEYDGIHDITEEIDAELSEQDIDHPSQWKFINKNLTALYRAVHERSLINYDEKEEDDLGKVLDMFIRTNRGGTQLSTSEVLLSIATAQWANGDGADAINAREEITEFIDDLNRRRQDAGFSFDIDFALRNLLMCSDLPTSESVRHFNQSNLQRMKQTWTDNGKMQQAVRNAVDLIVDFGLDSRSLTSRNALVPVAYFFYINDNPNLEWSSGHEEISAREEIHQWLCTSILNGTFSVGRGAIERARSLMQTAPAMTFPGDEIHRELRSDGRVSRFDRDLLELQLDSLEYGSRKTFSFLSLLYHPGPARSNTRHDVDHIFPQDQFDTETLVQDYGLDPVEADRYVELKDRIGNLQLLNENENRSKSGHSFLDWLESQDDSYFEKHHIPQDEDLHRLEDFPEFIEKREELIIEDLLNKFGPEETQDA; from the coding sequence ATGAGTTTTCAATCTAAAACCATCGCCAATGCCATTCAGGAACTCAATACGGCGACCTTCGTCCCTGCTATCCAACGGGAATTCGTCTGGACCGAAGAACAAATCATCCAACTCTTCGACTCCATCCTCCGAGACTATCCAATCGGTTCCCTCCTCTTTTGGCGGGTTCGGGGCGACCTCGCTCAAGAGCAAATCAAATACAAGTTCGTTCAGCACTACGTCACTGACCCCGTCCACCCGGAGAGCTTAGGAAACGTCCACCACCGTAACCCTGAGGTCGAAGACTACGAGGACGTCCCCAACGGGGTTCAGTTAGTCCTCGACGGCCAACAGCGACTCACCGCGCTCTACATTGGATTACAGGGAACGCTGACGACCAAGCAAAAACACCGCCATCGGACCAATCCGAACGCATGGGACCGAAAGCAACTCTATCTCAACGTTCTCTCTGACCCCAACGAGGTTAGCGACGACGACCTCAAGATGCGGTATGAGTTCGAGTTCAAAACTGACCCCGAGATGTCCGAGAACGAATATTGGTATCGGGCTAAGGACATCCTCGAACTCAACGAATACGATGGCATTCACGATATCACCGAAGAGATTGATGCCGAACTCTCTGAGCAGGATATCGACCATCCCTCGCAGTGGAAGTTCATCAACAAGAATCTCACTGCCCTCTATCGCGCTGTTCACGAACGCAGTCTCATCAACTACGACGAGAAAGAAGAGGACGACTTGGGGAAGGTTCTGGATATGTTCATCCGGACAAATCGCGGCGGAACCCAACTCAGTACCTCCGAAGTCCTGCTCTCCATCGCAACTGCTCAGTGGGCGAATGGAGACGGTGCGGACGCCATCAATGCCCGAGAGGAGATTACAGAGTTCATCGACGACCTGAATCGTCGACGCCAGGACGCTGGGTTTAGCTTCGATATCGACTTCGCGCTTCGCAATCTCCTGATGTGCTCCGACCTGCCGACCTCTGAATCAGTCCGTCACTTCAACCAGTCGAACCTCCAGAGGATGAAGCAGACTTGGACAGACAACGGAAAAATGCAGCAGGCAGTACGAAACGCCGTTGACCTCATTGTTGACTTCGGTCTTGACTCTCGCAGTCTCACGAGTCGGAATGCCCTCGTTCCGGTTGCATATTTCTTCTATATCAACGACAATCCGAACCTCGAATGGAGTAGCGGTCACGAGGAGATTTCGGCTAGAGAAGAGATTCACCAATGGCTCTGTACGTCAATTCTCAACGGCACGTTCTCTGTCGGTCGAGGAGCCATCGAACGAGCGCGGTCACTAATGCAGACTGCGCCTGCTATGACGTTCCCCGGCGACGAGATTCACCGTGAACTACGAAGCGATGGGCGTGTCTCCAGATTCGACCGCGACCTACTGGAACTGCAACTCGACAGCCTCGAATACGGGAGTCGAAAGACCTTCTCGTTCCTCTCGCTGCTTTACCATCCCGGACCAGCCCGGAGTAACACACGCCATGATGTCGACCACATCTTCCCACAGGACCAGTTCGATACGGAAACGCTGGTTCAAGACTACGGACTAGACCCTGTTGAGGCAGACCGATATGTGGAACTCAAAGACCGAATCGGCAACCTCCAGCTTCTCAACGAGAACGAAAACCGCTCAAAGAGTGGCCATTCCTTCCTTGACTGGCTGGAATCCCAGGATGACTCTTACTTCGAGAAGCATCACATCCCCCAGGACGAGGACCTCCACCGCTTAGAGGACTTCCCCGAATTCATCGAGAAGCGCGAAGAACTCATCATTGAAGACCTGTTGAATAAATTTGGCCCCGAGGAGACTCAAGACGCGTAA